The proteins below are encoded in one region of Phaseolus vulgaris cultivar G19833 chromosome 1, P. vulgaris v2.0, whole genome shotgun sequence:
- the LOC137813734 gene encoding WD repeat-containing protein LWD1, with product MGASSDPTQDGSDEQQKRSEIYTYEAPWHIYAMNWSVRRDKKYRLAIASLLEQYPNRVEIVQLDDSNGEIRSDPNLSFEHPYPPTKAIFIPDKDCHRPDLLATSSDFLRVWRIADTDAESSPRGVELKSLLNGNKNSEYCGPLTSFDWNEAEPRRIGTSSIDTTCTIWDIEKETVDTQLIAHDKEVYDIAWGGVGVFASVSADGSVRVFDLRDKEHSTIIYESSEPDTPLVRLGWNKQDPRYMATIIMDSAKVVVLDIRFPTLPVVELQRHQASVNAIAWAPHSSCHICTAGDDSQALIWDLSSMGQPVEGGLDPILAYTAGAEIEQLQWSSSQPDWVAIAFSTKLQILRV from the coding sequence ATGGGCGCGAGTAGTGACCCGACCCAAGACGGGTCGGACGAGCAGCAGAAGCGGTCGGAGATCTATACGTACGAGGCGCCATGGCACATCTACGCCATGAACTGGAGCGTCCGCCGTGACAAGAAGTACCGTCTGGCCATCGCCTCTCTCCTCGAACAGTACCCTAACCGCGTCGAGATCGTGCAGCTGGACGACTCCAACGGCGAGATCCGCTCCGACCCCAACCTCTCCTTCGAGCACCCCTACCCTCCCACCAAGGCCATCTTCATCCCCGACAAGGACTGCCACCGCCCCGACCTCCTCGCTACCTCCTCCGACTTCCTCCGAGTCTGGCGCATCGCCGACACCGACGCCGAATCCTCCCCTCGGGGCGTCGAACTTAAATCCCTTCTTAACGGAAACAAAAACAGCGAGTACTGTGGGCCCCTTACGTCCTTCGACTGGAACGAGGCCGAGCCCCGCCGCATCGGCACCTCCAGCATCGACACCACCTGCACCATCTGGGACATCGAGAAGGAAACCGTCGACACGCAGTTAATCGCGCACGATAAAGAGGTTTACGACATCGCGTGGGGCGGCGTTGGCGTCTTCGCTTCCGTCTCTGCTGATGGCTCAGTTAGGGTTTTCGATCTCCGCGACAAGGAGCACTCCACGATAATCTACGAGAGCTCTGAACCAGACACTCCTCTGGTTCGGCTCGGGTGGAACAAGCAGGACCCGAGGTACATGGCCACGATTATCATGGACAGCGCCAAGGTGGTGGTGCTGGATATTCGCTTCCCCACGCTCCCTGTGGTGGAGCTGCAGCGGCATCAGGCCAGCGTCAACGCCATTGCGTGGGCCCCGCATAGCTCCTGCCATATATGCACCGCTGGGGACGATTCTCAGGCGCTGATTTGGGATTTGTCGTCCATGGGTCAACCCGTGGAGGGCGGCCTTGACCCAATTCTTGCGTACACTGCTGGCGCGGAGATTGAGCAGCTTCAGTGGTCGTCTTCGCAGCCTGATTGGGTCGCCATTGCGTTCTCCACTAAACTTCAGATTCTTAGggtttga
- the LOC137815635 gene encoding uncharacterized protein: MKFVEESSQTTDKFLAGTLLGTLTSMKFDGSRTMHEHVMKMTNIATRLKSLGMVVDENFLVQFILNSLPSQYSLFQMNYNTMKDKWNMHELHSMLVQEETRLKNHGNHSIHYVNNQGAGKKVFKKHGKGKGPLKINEFSTKL; this comes from the coding sequence ATGAAATTTGTGGAAGAGAGCTCCCAAACTACTGATAAGTTTCTTGCTGGGACATTACTGGGTACCTTAACCTCCATGAAATTTGATGGTTCTCGTACTATGCACGAACATGTCATGAAAATGACTAATATTGCGACAAGACTTAAGTCTCTTGGAATGGTAGTGGATGAAAATTTTCTCGTGCAGTTTATCTTGAACTCTTTACCGTCCCAGTATAGTCTTTTCCAGATGAACTATAACACTATGAAAGATAAGTGGAATATGCATGAATTGCATAGCATGTTAGTTCAGGAAGAGACTAGACTGAAGAATCATGGAAACCACTCCATACACTATGTGAACAATCAGGGAGCTGGAAAGAAAGTCTTTAAGAAACATGGAAAGGGTAAAGGACCACTGAAGATAAATGAGTTCTCTACTAAGCTCTAG